From the Carya illinoinensis cultivar Pawnee chromosome 4, C.illinoinensisPawnee_v1, whole genome shotgun sequence genome, one window contains:
- the LOC122308070 gene encoding protein LIGHT-DEPENDENT SHORT HYPOCOTYLS 10-like: protein MITAMSDKKYFAEGSSSFSNVVHQTRQQTTASRYESQKRRDWTTFGLYLKNQRPPVPVSQCDCSHVLNYLRYIDQFGKTKVHHQGCLFFGQSEPPAPCNCPLRQAWGSLDALIGRLRAAFNEENGGSHEANPFASGEIRVYLREIREYQAKARGLPYKKKKKKTNQSKGSEEPSSSVHFAV, encoded by the coding sequence ATGATCACCGCGATGTCCGACAAGAAATATTTTGCAGAAGGATCGTCAAGTTTTTCTAACGTTGTTCATCAAACCCGGCAACAAACAACAGCAAGCCGTTATGAGTCACAGAAAAGAAGGGATTGGACCACCTTTGGCCTGTACCTCAAGAACCAAAGGCCCCCAGTTCCTGTCTCCCAGTGCGATTGCAGTCATGTATTGAATTATCTCCGATATATTGACCAATTTGGAAAGACTAAAGTTCACCACCAAGGATGTTTATTTTTTGGACAGTCGGAGCCTCCTGCACCTTGCAATTGCCCACTTAGACAAGCTTGGGGTAGCCTTGATGCTCTTATTGGAAGGCTTAGAGCTGCTTTTAATGAAGAGAATGGAGGTTCACACGAGGCAAATCCTTTTGCTAGCGGTGAAATTCGAGTTTATCTTCGAGAGATAAGAGAGTATCAAGCTAAAGCAAGGGGGTTGCCgtataagaagaaaaagaagaagactaaTCAAAGTAAGGGAAGTGAAGAACCAAGTTCTTCTGTGCACTTCGCGGTTTAA